Proteins found in one Streptomyces sp. NBC_00461 genomic segment:
- a CDS encoding cation diffusion facilitator family transporter, giving the protein MSDRHHAHHEHHAHPRRHTHPSPGLRHRLGHLLTPHSHESADKLDAALESSARGMRALWVSLTVLGVTALVQAAVVAVSGSVALLGDTVHNAADALTAVPLGIAFVLGRRAATRRFTYGYGRAEDLAGIAIVLTIAASAAFTAWAAVERLLDPRPVAHVPAVAVAALAGFVGNEWVARYRIRVGRAIGSAALVADGLHARTDGYTSLAVLLGAGGSALGWQLADPVVGLAITAAIALVLRDAAREVFRRVMDAVDPELVDRAEGALREVPGVRAVGELRLRWIGHRLRAEVAVAVDGEATVREAHAIAVEAEHALLHAVPKLTAALVHADPAPAPGQEDPHLALAHHATR; this is encoded by the coding sequence GTGAGCGACCGGCACCACGCACACCACGAGCACCACGCACACCCGCGTCGGCACACCCACCCCTCCCCCGGCCTGCGCCATCGGCTCGGCCATCTCCTCACCCCCCACTCCCACGAGAGTGCCGACAAGCTCGATGCGGCCCTGGAGTCCTCTGCCCGCGGAATGCGCGCGCTGTGGGTCTCGCTGACCGTCCTCGGAGTGACGGCGCTGGTGCAGGCCGCCGTGGTCGCCGTGTCCGGATCGGTGGCTCTGCTCGGCGACACGGTGCACAACGCGGCGGACGCACTGACCGCGGTACCGCTGGGAATCGCCTTCGTGCTGGGGCGTCGGGCGGCCACACGGCGGTTCACCTACGGCTACGGGCGGGCCGAGGACCTCGCGGGCATCGCGATCGTGCTCACCATCGCCGCGTCGGCGGCGTTCACGGCCTGGGCGGCGGTGGAGCGGCTGCTCGATCCGCGTCCCGTCGCACACGTACCGGCCGTGGCGGTGGCCGCACTGGCGGGATTCGTCGGAAACGAGTGGGTGGCCCGGTACCGGATCCGGGTGGGCCGCGCGATCGGCTCGGCCGCACTGGTCGCCGACGGGCTGCACGCCCGTACGGACGGATACACCTCACTGGCCGTGCTGCTGGGCGCCGGGGGCTCGGCGCTGGGGTGGCAACTGGCCGACCCGGTCGTCGGGTTGGCGATCACGGCCGCCATCGCGCTCGTGCTGCGGGACGCGGCGCGCGAGGTGTTCCGGCGCGTGATGGACGCCGTCGACCCGGAGTTGGTGGACCGGGCCGAGGGGGCGCTGCGCGAGGTGCCGGGCGTGCGGGCGGTCGGTGAGCTGCGGCTGCGCTGGATCGGGCACCGGCTGCGGGCCGAGGTCGCGGTGGCGGTCGACGGCGAGGCGACCGTGCGCGAGGCGCACGCGATCGCCGTCGAGGCCGAACACGCGCTGCTGCACGCCGTACCGAAGCTGACCGCGGCCCTGGTGCACGCCGATCCGGCGCCGGCCCCGGGCCAGGAGGACCCCCATCTGGCCCTGGCGCATCACGCCACTCGCTAG
- a CDS encoding DUF1353 domain-containing protein: protein MNVKQIDATRWRLMEPVEYEGRDESFTVPTDFCTDFASVPTVFVWLIPRYGVYTKAAILHDYLCERHPVSRRDADGIFRRALRELGVSVLRRWMMWAAVRAGGHWSGAGVGQGALWLLVAVPAAAFLAIPALVVTVWLALFLALEWLVYAVTPPRVAPPANRPRFTGAPSREGEADKGGLPGAAPGTPDPCVPDPGAPGEPEPA, encoded by the coding sequence GTGAACGTCAAGCAGATCGACGCGACGCGGTGGCGTCTGATGGAGCCCGTGGAGTACGAGGGCCGGGACGAGTCGTTCACCGTCCCGACCGACTTCTGCACCGACTTCGCCTCGGTCCCGACCGTCTTCGTGTGGCTGATTCCGCGATACGGCGTCTACACCAAGGCCGCGATCCTGCACGACTACCTCTGCGAGAGGCATCCCGTGAGCCGCAGGGACGCCGACGGCATCTTCCGCCGCGCCCTGCGCGAGCTGGGTGTCTCGGTGCTGCGCCGGTGGATGATGTGGGCGGCCGTCCGGGCGGGCGGCCACTGGTCCGGTGCCGGGGTGGGGCAGGGGGCACTGTGGCTGCTGGTGGCGGTGCCCGCCGCGGCGTTCCTCGCGATCCCCGCGCTGGTCGTGACCGTGTGGCTGGCCCTCTTCCTGGCCCTCGAATGGCTCGTGTACGCCGTCACCCCGCCCCGCGTCGCTCCTCCGGCCAACCGGCCCCGCTTCACCGGCGCACCGAGCAGGGAGGGCGAGGCGGACAAGGGCGGGCTGCCGGGGGCCGCACCGGGCACACCGGATCCGTGCGTACCGGATCCGGGCGCACCGGGAGAACCCGAACCGGCGTGA
- a CDS encoding ArsR/SmtB family transcription factor, with translation MSARMHLSPAHDAHPRTPGEEQFALAAELLALLGDRTRLTLLHALTGGEADVTTLTEACGAARPAVSQHLARLRLAGLVNTRKEGRRVIYSLRDGHLRRLVDEALKVADHRLSDRPLHD, from the coding sequence ATGAGCGCACGCATGCACCTATCACCTGCGCACGATGCGCATCCGCGCACCCCGGGCGAGGAGCAGTTCGCACTCGCCGCCGAACTCCTCGCGCTCCTCGGTGACCGCACCCGCCTGACCCTGCTGCATGCCCTGACCGGCGGCGAGGCCGACGTCACGACGCTCACGGAGGCGTGCGGGGCGGCCCGGCCGGCGGTCAGCCAGCACCTGGCGCGGCTGCGGCTCGCGGGTCTGGTGAACACGCGCAAGGAGGGACGGCGGGTGATCTACTCACTGCGGGACGGGCACCTGCGGCGGCTGGTGGACGAGGCGTTGAAGGTCGCGGACCACAGGCTGAGCGACCGGCCGCTGCACGACTGA
- a CDS encoding SixA phosphatase family protein, producing MIARAGVGPLRRLVVLRHAKSAWPEGVADHQRPLAPRGRRDAPAAGRALAEADCLPDLALCSTAVRTRQTWELASAQWGTPPPVRRDPRLYAADVRDLLTAVHEVSPEVETLLLVGHNPGLEELVLELAGDSLDDALDEVRVKFPTSAIAVLAWHGVTWDALAPGTALLTSVIVPRGKKGGGKK from the coding sequence GTGATCGCGCGCGCGGGAGTGGGCCCGCTGCGCCGCCTGGTGGTGCTGCGGCACGCCAAGTCGGCCTGGCCCGAGGGTGTCGCGGACCATCAGCGCCCGCTCGCGCCGCGCGGCCGCCGGGACGCACCCGCCGCCGGCCGGGCGCTCGCCGAGGCCGACTGCCTGCCGGACCTCGCCCTGTGCTCCACCGCCGTACGCACGCGCCAGACGTGGGAACTGGCCTCGGCCCAGTGGGGCACGCCACCGCCGGTACGCCGGGACCCACGGCTGTACGCCGCCGACGTGCGCGATCTGCTGACCGCCGTCCACGAGGTGTCCCCCGAGGTGGAGACGCTGCTCCTGGTCGGGCACAACCCCGGCCTCGAGGAACTCGTCCTCGAACTGGCGGGGGACAGCCTCGACGACGCGCTGGACGAGGTGCGGGTGAAGTTCCCGACCTCGGCGATCGCGGTGCTGGCCTGGCACGGCGTCACCTGGGACGCGCTCGCCCCGGGCACCGCACTGCTGACGAGCGTGATCGTGCCGCGGGGCAAGAAGGGTGGCGGGAAGAAGTAG
- a CDS encoding CoA-binding protein, translating to MYGDEATIRKILTESGDTWAVVGLSSNRARAAYGVAQVLQRFGKRVVPVHPKAETVHGEQGYASLADIPFEVDVVDVFVNSDLAGPVADEAVAKGAKAVWFQLGVIDEAAYDRTRAAGLDVVMDRCPAIEIPRLGRP from the coding sequence GTGTACGGCGACGAGGCAACGATCCGCAAGATCCTTACCGAGTCCGGCGACACCTGGGCCGTGGTGGGTCTGTCGTCGAACCGGGCTCGCGCCGCATACGGCGTCGCCCAGGTACTGCAGCGCTTCGGCAAGCGTGTCGTGCCCGTCCACCCCAAGGCCGAGACGGTGCACGGCGAGCAGGGGTACGCCTCCCTCGCCGACATCCCCTTCGAGGTGGACGTCGTCGACGTCTTCGTGAACAGCGACCTGGCCGGTCCGGTCGCCGACGAGGCGGTGGCGAAGGGCGCCAAGGCCGTCTGGTTCCAGCTCGGCGTGATCGACGAGGCGGCGTACGACCGCACGCGCGCGGCGGGCCTGGACGTGGTCATGGACCGCTGCCCCGCGATCGAGATACCCCGCCTCGGCCGGCCGTAG
- a CDS encoding APC family permease, protein MVSVEQTSAEQTGSPGGLRRDIGLIGLMWASVGSIIGSGWLYGAEKAVGAAGPAAIISWVIGTVAIVLLALVHAELGGMFPVAGGTARYPHYAFGGLAGMSFGWFSWLQAATVAPIEVEAMIGYAGHWSWAQGLEHKDQTLTTSGLVTAVLLMAVFVAINFFGVRALAHTNSAATWWKIAVPLGAIFVIAIGNFHPANFTSEGFAPFGAKGVLSAISESGIIFALLGFEQAIQLAGESRNPKRDLPRATLGSVAIGAVIYILLQIVFIAALPHSTFAKGWDHLDFPGISGPWAGLATLVGLGWLAIVLYADAIISPGGTGLIYTTATSRVSYGLAKNGYAPKIFARTDRRGVPWFGLIISFVTGVVCFLPFPSWQQLVGFITSASVLMYAGAPLAYGVFADRLPHHERPYRLPAGKVISPLSFFVANLIIYWAGWDILWRLGIAVVLGYLLLGGYALWSNATNQPDAPRMDFKAAQWLPVYLLGMGVISAQGGFGGTGNIGLWWDMLVIAVFSLVIYYWARATASRTEQIEQSIEEVVVTDAPAH, encoded by the coding sequence ATGGTGAGCGTCGAACAGACCTCCGCAGAACAGACCGGAAGTCCAGGCGGCCTCAGGAGGGACATCGGGCTGATCGGCCTGATGTGGGCCTCGGTGGGATCGATCATCGGCTCCGGCTGGCTGTACGGCGCCGAGAAGGCGGTCGGGGCGGCCGGCCCCGCGGCGATCATCTCGTGGGTGATCGGCACGGTGGCCATCGTCCTGCTGGCCCTTGTGCACGCCGAGCTCGGCGGCATGTTCCCGGTGGCCGGAGGCACGGCGCGCTATCCGCACTACGCCTTCGGCGGCCTGGCCGGCATGTCCTTCGGCTGGTTCTCCTGGCTGCAGGCAGCGACGGTGGCGCCGATCGAGGTCGAGGCCATGATCGGCTACGCCGGTCACTGGAGCTGGGCGCAGGGCCTGGAGCACAAGGACCAGACACTGACCACGTCCGGTCTCGTCACGGCCGTGCTCCTCATGGCCGTCTTCGTCGCGATCAACTTCTTCGGTGTACGCGCCCTCGCGCACACCAACAGCGCCGCCACCTGGTGGAAGATCGCCGTTCCGCTCGGCGCGATCTTCGTCATCGCGATCGGCAACTTCCACCCCGCGAACTTCACCTCGGAGGGCTTCGCCCCGTTCGGCGCGAAGGGCGTGCTCAGCGCCATCAGCGAGAGCGGCATCATCTTCGCGCTGCTCGGCTTCGAACAGGCCATCCAACTGGCGGGCGAGAGCCGCAATCCGAAGCGTGACCTGCCCCGGGCGACCCTCGGCTCGGTCGCGATCGGCGCGGTCATCTACATCCTGCTGCAGATCGTGTTCATCGCCGCCCTGCCGCACAGCACCTTCGCGAAGGGCTGGGACCACCTCGACTTCCCGGGCATCAGCGGCCCCTGGGCGGGCCTTGCGACCCTGGTGGGTCTGGGCTGGCTCGCGATCGTTCTCTACGCGGACGCCATCATCTCCCCCGGTGGCACCGGCCTGATCTACACCACCGCCACCTCCCGCGTCTCCTACGGTCTGGCCAAGAACGGCTACGCGCCGAAGATCTTCGCCCGCACCGACCGCCGCGGCGTGCCGTGGTTCGGCCTGATCATCTCCTTCGTGACCGGCGTGGTCTGCTTCCTGCCCTTCCCGAGCTGGCAGCAGCTGGTCGGCTTCATCACCTCGGCGAGCGTGCTGATGTACGCGGGCGCGCCCCTGGCGTACGGGGTCTTCGCCGACCGGCTGCCGCACCACGAGCGCCCGTACCGGCTGCCCGCCGGCAAGGTCATCTCCCCGCTGTCGTTCTTCGTGGCGAACCTGATCATCTACTGGGCCGGCTGGGACATCCTGTGGCGGCTCGGTATCGCCGTCGTCCTCGGCTATCTGCTGCTCGGCGGCTACGCCCTGTGGTCCAACGCCACGAACCAGCCCGACGCGCCCCGTATGGACTTCAAGGCCGCCCAGTGGCTGCCGGTCTACCTGCTGGGCATGGGCGTCATCTCCGCGCAGGGCGGCTTCGGCGGCACGGGCAACATCGGCCTGTGGTGGGACATGCTGGTCATCGCCGTGTTCTCGCTGGTCATCTACTACTGGGCCCGGGCGACCGCGTCCCGGACCGAGCAGATCGAGCAGAGCATCGAAGAGGTCGTGGTCACCGACGCTCCCGCGCACTGA
- a CDS encoding YigZ family protein produces MPDEYRTVAHAGVHETEVNRSRFLCALAPVATEREAQDFIAGVRKEHADATHNCWAYVVGADASVQKASDDGEPGGTAGVPMLQMLLRRDMRYVVAVVTRYYGGVKLGAGGLIRAYGGAVGEALDAVGTRTRRRFRLATVTVDHQRAGKVENDLRSTGRDVRDVRYGEAVTIEVGLPDADVDAFRAWLADVTAGTAGFELGGEAYGDA; encoded by the coding sequence ATGCCGGACGAGTACCGCACGGTCGCCCACGCGGGCGTGCACGAGACCGAGGTCAACCGCTCCCGCTTCCTGTGCGCCCTGGCGCCGGTGGCCACCGAGCGGGAGGCCCAGGACTTCATCGCCGGCGTGCGCAAGGAGCACGCGGACGCCACCCACAACTGCTGGGCCTACGTCGTAGGCGCCGACGCCTCCGTCCAGAAGGCGAGCGACGACGGCGAACCGGGCGGCACAGCGGGCGTCCCCATGCTGCAGATGCTGCTGCGCCGCGACATGAGGTACGTCGTCGCCGTCGTCACCCGCTACTACGGCGGGGTCAAGCTCGGCGCGGGCGGCCTCATCAGGGCGTACGGCGGCGCGGTCGGGGAGGCCCTCGACGCCGTCGGCACCCGCACCCGCCGCAGGTTCCGGCTGGCCACGGTCACGGTCGACCACCAGCGCGCCGGGAAGGTGGAGAACGACCTGCGTTCGACCGGACGCGACGTGCGGGACGTCCGCTACGGCGAGGCCGTCACCATCGAGGTCGGACTGCCGGACGCCGACGTGGACGCCTTCCGGGCGTGGCTCGCGGACGTGACGGCAGGCACGGCGGGCTTCGAACTGGGCGGGGAGGCCTACGGGGACGCCTGA
- a CDS encoding helix-turn-helix domain-containing protein, which translates to MSDLDLLTQSLARNVKRWRNERGFTLDALAARAGVSRGMLIQIEQARTNPSIGTVVKIGDALGISITTLLDYEQGPKVRVVPADQVVRLWHTEAGSYSRLLAGTEAPGPLEMWEWLLMPGDSSSSDPHPVGTVEIAHVTAGELTLTVEGAEHRVPAGASVTFEANAPHTYGNQGDVPAQFVLAVSVPPVP; encoded by the coding sequence GTGTCGGACCTCGACCTGCTGACCCAGTCCCTGGCGCGCAACGTCAAGCGCTGGCGCAACGAGCGCGGCTTCACTCTTGACGCGCTCGCCGCCCGCGCCGGCGTCAGCCGAGGCATGCTCATCCAGATCGAGCAGGCGCGCACCAACCCGAGCATCGGTACGGTCGTCAAGATCGGCGACGCGCTCGGGATCAGCATCACCACGCTGCTGGACTACGAGCAGGGCCCGAAGGTGCGGGTCGTCCCGGCCGACCAGGTGGTGCGGCTGTGGCACACGGAGGCCGGCAGCTACAGCCGCCTCCTCGCGGGCACCGAGGCGCCCGGCCCGCTGGAGATGTGGGAATGGCTTCTGATGCCGGGGGACAGCAGCAGTTCGGACCCGCACCCCGTGGGCACGGTCGAGATCGCCCACGTCACCGCGGGTGAGCTGACCCTCACCGTCGAGGGTGCCGAGCACCGCGTCCCGGCCGGCGCGAGCGTCACCTTCGAGGCCAACGCCCCGCACACCTACGGCAATCAGGGCGACGTCCCGGCACAGTTCGTGCTGGCGGTGTCGGTCCCGCCCGTCCCCTGA
- a CDS encoding YbaK/EbsC family protein encodes MDAPLGHFDIAIPAPDALDELTAPVAAAVRDWRGSVPAEQIVYVDTDPRWADTAVFVEHYGRELLERSANCVVVAGRRGGETTLAACVALSTTRVDVNGVVRRQLGARKASFASMDTATGETGMEYGGITAIGLPDGWPVLVDSAVVDLPYVLVGSGRRRGKLLVPGKAFAQLPGAVVLEGLGA; translated from the coding sequence ATGGACGCGCCCCTCGGACACTTCGACATCGCCATCCCCGCTCCCGACGCCCTCGACGAACTGACCGCCCCGGTCGCCGCCGCCGTACGCGACTGGCGCGGCAGCGTCCCCGCCGAGCAGATCGTCTACGTCGACACCGACCCCCGGTGGGCCGACACCGCCGTCTTCGTGGAGCACTACGGGCGGGAACTGCTCGAGCGGTCGGCGAACTGCGTGGTGGTGGCCGGCAGGCGGGGCGGTGAGACGACCCTGGCCGCGTGCGTCGCGCTCTCCACCACCCGGGTCGACGTCAACGGCGTCGTCCGCCGCCAACTCGGCGCCCGCAAGGCCTCGTTCGCGTCCATGGACACCGCGACGGGGGAGACCGGAATGGAGTACGGCGGTATCACCGCGATCGGGCTCCCGGACGGCTGGCCGGTGCTGGTCGACTCGGCCGTCGTCGACCTCCCGTACGTCCTGGTGGGCAGCGGCCGCCGACGCGGCAAACTGCTGGTGCCGGGAAAGGCGTTCGCGCAACTGCCGGGCGCGGTCGTGCTGGAGGGGCTCGGCGCCTAG